One Brachybacterium kimchii genomic window carries:
- a CDS encoding endonuclease domain-containing protein — MKIPGVIRKSRLSSIEPDPNVRRRLLRDGAMRSAGQWYVTPEAPDDLVALLEMDMRPTCLDAAALHGLWVPVGHGVHAFCPRVTSAPSPPPMLMQIRRRIDPRTGRLAPPPQPGPGEPRRPLEPLILHRPSLRTWPDDDPVPDITLTLEHAARCLTTLDIAILIESALNKDVLSRRQLDDLLAGLPRRKRTSLGRVRSDAQSGTETAVRWWLEQRRVPVRTQVRVLPGIRVDILIGTNWVIECDSRRFHDDPEQSREDRRRDLALAALGYKVTRLTWEQVFLTWDRTSAVLMTLLQRRLHRRALPV; from the coding sequence ATGAAGATCCCCGGAGTCATCCGCAAGTCCCGGCTCTCGAGCATCGAGCCCGACCCGAACGTCCGGCGTCGGCTGCTGCGCGACGGCGCCATGCGCTCCGCAGGCCAGTGGTACGTGACACCCGAGGCACCGGACGACCTCGTCGCGCTGCTCGAGATGGACATGCGTCCCACCTGCCTGGACGCGGCGGCGCTGCATGGCCTCTGGGTCCCCGTCGGGCACGGCGTCCATGCGTTCTGCCCGCGGGTCACGTCGGCTCCCTCACCGCCGCCGATGCTGATGCAGATCCGCCGCAGGATCGATCCGAGGACCGGGCGACTCGCCCCACCTCCGCAGCCCGGGCCCGGCGAACCCCGGCGCCCGCTGGAGCCGCTGATCCTGCACCGGCCCAGCCTGCGCACCTGGCCGGACGACGACCCGGTCCCTGACATCACACTCACGCTCGAGCACGCGGCCAGATGCCTGACGACCCTCGACATCGCCATCCTCATCGAGTCCGCGCTCAACAAGGACGTGCTCAGCCGGCGACAGCTCGACGACCTGCTGGCCGGACTCCCCCGCAGGAAGCGCACGTCCCTGGGTCGGGTTCGCTCGGACGCCCAGTCCGGCACCGAGACGGCTGTGCGCTGGTGGCTCGAGCAGCGCCGTGTGCCCGTCCGCACGCAGGTGCGCGTGCTGCCCGGCATACGCGTCGACATCCTCATCGGCACGAATTGGGTGATCGAGTGCGACAGCAGACGGTTCCACGACGACCCTGAGCAGTCCCGCGAGGACCGTCGGCGCGACCTGGCCCTCGCCGCCCTCGGCTACAAAGTCACGCGGCTGACCTGGGAGCAGGTGTTCCTCACCTGGGACAGGACCTCTGCCGTGCTCATGACGCTTCTCCAGCGCCGTCTGCATCGCAGGGCCCTGCCGGTGTGA